The Delphinus delphis chromosome 2, mDelDel1.2, whole genome shotgun sequence genome contains a region encoding:
- the OSGEP gene encoding tRNA N6-adenosine threonylcarbamoyltransferase, with amino-acid sequence MPAVLGFEGSANKIGVGVVRDGVVLANPRRTYVTPPGTGFLPGATARHHRAVILDLLQEALTEAGLTSKDIDCIAYTKGPGMGAPLVSVAVVARTMAQLWNKPLLGVNHCIAHIEMGRLITGATSPTVLYVSGGNTQVIAYSEHRYRIFGETIDIAVGNCLDRFARVLKISNDPSPGYNIEQMAKRGKKLVELPYTVKGMDVSFSGILSFIEDVTQRMLATGECTPEDLCFSLQETVFAMLVEITERAMAHCGSQEALIVGGVGCNMRLQEMMETMCQERGARLFATDERFCIDNGAMIAQAGWEMFRAGHRTPLSESGVTQRYRTDEVEVTWRD; translated from the exons ATGCCGGCGGTTTTGGGTTTTGAAGGCAGCGCCAACAAGATTGGCGTGGGAGTAGTACGGGATGGCGTGGTGCTGGCGAACCCGCGGCGGACTTACGTCACGCCTCCAGGCACAG GATTCCTTCCAGGTGCTACTGCCAGGCACCACCGAGCTGTTATCCTGGACCTGCTGCAGGAGGCACTAACAGAGGCTGGATTAACCTCCAAGGATATTGATTGCATTGCATACACCAAAG GTCCTGGCATGGGTGCCCCACTGGTTTCTGTGGCTGTCGTAGCCCGTACTATGGCTCAGTTGTGGAATAAGCCATTGCTGGGCGTTAACCACTGCATAGCCCACATTGAGATGGGCCGCCTCATCACTGGAGCCACCAGCCCAACTGTGCTATATGTCAGTGGAGGAAATACACAG GTGATTGCGTATTCAGAACATCGTTACCGCATCTTTGGGGAAACCATCGATATTGCTGTGGGTAATTGTCTGGATCGTTTTGCTCGAGTGCTGAAG ATTTCCAATGACCCAAGTCCAGGCTACAACATTGAACAGATGGCAAAGCG AGGCAAGAAGCTAGTTGAGCTGCCATACACTGTAAAGGGGATGGACGTCTCATTCTCAGGGATCTTGTCTTTCATTGAG GATGTAACCCAGCGGATGCTGGCCACGGGCGAGTGTACTCCTGAGGATCTGTGTTTCTCCCTGCAG GAAACTGTGTTTGCAATGCTGGTAGAGATCACAGAGCGAGCCATGGCACATTGTGGCTCCCAGGAGGCCCTCATCGTGGGAGGTGTGGGGT GTAATATGAGGTTACAGGAAATGATGGAGACAATGTGCCAGGAGCGTGGAGCCCGGCTTTTTGCCACAGATGAGAG ATTCTGCATTGACAATGGAGCCATGATAGCCCAAGCTGGCTGGGAGATGTTTCGGGCTGGACACAGGACTCCTCTCAGTGAATCTGGGGTCACACAGAG gtatcGGACAGATGAAGTAGAAGTGACCTGGAGGGACTGA